A window of Daucus carota subsp. sativus chromosome 2, DH1 v3.0, whole genome shotgun sequence genomic DNA:
AAATATAACACAAAGTAGAAATCCAGTTACACACACATTACACACAAGTATGAATGTGCATAAGTATGTTGGTATGTGTATATGCGGATGTATATCGTAATGAATATGTACTTTAAGGCTTACTTGCTGTGAGATATCAAAAACACCTTTCAATGCCTAGTACATGTACAATCGTCAAAAGGTCTAAGCTCCGAAATTTGTTACAGTTCCATGTTCAATGTGACTAGTGTTTCATATAAGATTCCATTCACATTTTGTGAATATAGCAATGTTTCTGCGGTGTGATATACTAGCACACTGTAGCCTAGTTTTGGCACTAAAAATTCAGGTCTGCATACTTGTAGCCAAGTTGCCTTAATATACTttactcaaatatatataagattatTAGGAATGTGAAGGTACTACTGCATGTAAGATAGTTGGAGACActaaaatgaatattccatcacACACTCAGTGTCCTTTTGTCAGTCCTTCGCAAGATCATCTCATgaattgtttagaattatttGTTCCCGTTATGAGTTACTCAATTCTCAATTTATTCAGAATCTGTCTAATTCGTATTTCTTTCTAACTGATCAGGTGAGTTGGCTTTACTGGTTGAAGGTCTTGGCGTTGGGGGCCAGACATCTATGGAGAAATACATGATTTGCCCAGCAGATGAACTTATTAATGAACAGGATGCAGGTACGGATGATGAGAGTGTTAGGCTTTTTGGGACTGAAGGACTCTCCTGGGTAGCTCGTCCAGTTACTGAGCAAAATAGCTTTGGTCCTTCATCTCGCCAAGAAAGCTTTGTAAGCCTGACCATGTCGCTTGTGGATCCTGTTGTCACCCTTTTCGACGGCGTCCATGAGAAGCTGCCAGATACAGGAGACATTGGTAGTATGCTTTTCCCAAACTTTGGAAGCATGTTCAATATTGCTGGCAATCAGCAAAAGAATGACGATTGGGATGAAGAGAGTCTTCGTGGAGAGGGTGAGGAATATGCTTCTGATGCCGGTATTAATGATTATGATGACAATTTGCATAGTCCATTAATATCACGTCAGACAACAAGTTTGGAAAAAGACATGGTTCAACCTGCTTCCAATAGTAACCCTGTGGAAAATACTAATGATGAACCACTTGGTAGTGTGGGGATTGGTGGTGGGTGGCAGCTTGCCTGGAAATGGACAGAAAAGGAAGGTCAAGATGGAACAAAGGAAGGTTGctataaaagaatatatatgcTCCAAGACAGCGTTGCTCCATCTTGTCGTGGGTCTTTAACATCTACTCCTGCTCCTGGAATGGAAATGCCTGAAGGTGCCGAGTTTGTCCAAGCTGATGCTTTGGTAGCTGATGCTTTGGTAAGTCATCCCGCTCCTAACTCTAAGGAGATCATGGATCAGCCTACAGTTGGGCCTGCTGTTATACATCCTTCTGAAGCTGCAGCTAGTGGGTCAAGTTGGAGCAATCTTTTTGAACCAGGTGTCAAGCATGCCTTAGTTGTTGGTGTTGGAATTCAGATGCTTCAGCAGGTAAATTAATATCTAGATAGTTTTTTAGTTTGATGTGCTCTTTTTAAGCAGTTGTAATTTATTTGCCTTTAGTTTAGGGAAAAGGAGACATAGGATGATTAACAAAATGTTTCAGGCCCAAAAGCCTTCAAAACACAATCAAATCATAAGTAGATTATATAGTGAAGATAAGTCTAGTTCTATGAGAACCAACTAATTGAGAACCACCAGGTTTATAACACTTTAGTACTAAGATTCAACAAAGTGATTATGTTGAACCCTAGTTATGTATGCTGAACTGTTTATACCCTAACCGTGAGACGACTAATCCCAAATGGATCACTGCCATCAAATGAAATTTAATATTCGGTTGAACTCTGCTACAAATGTGTTCAAGGTTCTCATGGTTCCTGTTAGATCAAACCCTAGTAAAGATCATAGGAGTTCAActagaaattttaaaacttgcCAGAAAATCCTAaccaatacacacacacacacacaaaaaaaaaatttaataataatttaagccGTTGCTCACCAGTTTTGTGGTTGGCTCGTCTAAGGCTTATTCTTGTTGGTTATATTCTACAGATGGATATGGATAGCTTAAGCTTTATTGTTGAACTGTTCATACACATGTTGTTTTTCATCATCTAGGAGCTTCAGATAGGATAAAGCCTTTTTGTAAATGTTTTTTTCAACTGTTACTATAAATGAACCGGTGCCTTTTCTCAGATCTTTCTTGAAAGAAGCAATTCAGCGCTATAAGGTGACAAGAGGCTTAAATCTTCATATAAGATAGATTAAATGTATAAAACAAGGATTATAATCACACATTTAAAGATTTTACATATAACTATATCTCTTTCATCATATTAACTATACTGATTGTCTCCTGTCTCCCATATATTATGTTCTTCACTTCTTCCTTCTCTCTCTTTCCGTCCATCTCCCTCTTGGCATCTCCTTTGCTTTGGGtcaaaacaaaaacataatCTCAGTTAATCAGTTTTGTGTGTTGAGCTCTGTGCTACATAATTCATACTTTTTGTTTGTACTAAGTAGTTTACAATCAAAACTTGTTCATGGTAACCTGTTTAAATCGACAAAGTTGACACATTAAACCGTCCCCTCTTTGTAGTTCTATTAGTCACGAGTCATGTTCGCTATGCTTTAATTTCAGAAGCAGGATCTAAAATTCAAGCTGGCTTCTCTTGTAGTTAAAACCAAGTAAATTGTCCATACAAAGGCGTCTCAGTGCATATTAATATTCACTGCACTTTATGAAATgatttcttatattatattGCTTCTCATACTTAGCATCCATGCTTGCAGTTCTCTGGCATAAGTGGGGTTGTTTACTATACACCTCAGATTCTTGAGCACGCTGGTATCTGCAGGCTTGTATCACAAATCGGCATTAGTGCAACGTCTTCTTGTTTGCTTATTACAGCCGTCATCACTTTAATGACGCTTCCATGCATAGCTGTTGCCATGAGACTGATGGATGTAGCTGGCAGAAGGTATGTTTTTTCCTAACTCACagttatttaatttcaaatctGTTATCTGAGTTGGCAAAATAAGAATTGTTCTTCATCTTAGTCATAAACTTGGTTCTGTTACACCCTTTTTCTTTGGTTATTGTGTTTCTTTAGTAATTATAAAGGAAATTAATGAGctaataaatttttgtaatgTTGGTGACTGAAACCTTTAAATATTTGAATCTTGTCAGTCATTTGCATATATCCACTCCATATACGATTCTCAGACAGTTAAGTATaatcttattaaaaaaagaagcaGTTCGCAGACATATATCGAATTCTGTAACTTGTCAACTCAGAAAAATATACCTGGCAGGCACCCGTTTATATCGGTTACGATAGAACTAGGACTAGTCTATTCCGAAGCTAGAAACTATGAAATAGTTATTGCACATCTACGGTCAACATGGAGTACCAAATGTCAGTTCTAGGACCCATCTATTCCGAAGCTAGAAACTATGAAATAGTTGTTGCATTCGTAGTCAACATGGAGTACCAAATGTACAATATCTTCGATTCTTATGCTTGGTTACTAATGTTTAGCTAAAAACTTGTACATTTCCGTGACACTTCCATTCTGTTAATTGTTCCTGTTATTGACTATTGTCCCCCCTTCTGCTGTAATTCTTGCAGAGGCTTGTTGCTTGCTACAATCCCTGTTTTAATAATATCCCTGGTTATACTAGTTATCGCCAGTTTTGTAAATTTAGGCGAAGTTGTAAACGCTCTCATCCCAACTGTTAGTGTTCTGGTGTACTTCTGCTGTTTCTTCATGGCATTTGGGCCTATACCCAACCTACTATGTGCGGAGATCTTCCCCACCCGTGTCCGCGGTCTCTGTATTGCAATTTGTGCGCTCGCAGCATGGATATGTGACATTATCATCACCTACTCACTTCCCTTGATGCTTCCCTCCATAGGGCTCTCTGGCATTTTTGGCATATATGCTGTTGTGTGCATCGTATCATGGGTTTTTGTTTTCTTAAAAGTTCCAGAAACAAAAGGCATGCCTCTGGAGGTGATAACTGAGTTCTTTTCT
This region includes:
- the LOC108208732 gene encoding monosaccharide-sensing protein 2, producing the protein MNGAVLVAIAATIGNLLQGWDNATIAGSVIYIKKEFKLESQPTLEGLIVSMSLISATVITACSGAIADWLGRRPLLVIAAFLYFVSGLVMLWSPNVYVLLLARLLDGFGMGLAVTMVPIYISEIAPPEIRGTLNTLPQFTGTAGMFLSYCMIFGMSLTSSPSWRVMLAVLSIPSLLYFLLAILFLPETPRWLVSNGQMLEAKKVLQRLRGRDDVSGELALLVEGLGVGGQTSMEKYMICPADELINEQDAGTDDESVRLFGTEGLSWVARPVTEQNSFGPSSRQESFVSLTMSLVDPVVTLFDGVHEKLPDTGDIGSMLFPNFGSMFNIAGNQQKNDDWDEESLRGEGEEYASDAGINDYDDNLHSPLISRQTTSLEKDMVQPASNSNPVENTNDEPLGSVGIGGGWQLAWKWTEKEGQDGTKEGCYKRIYMLQDSVAPSCRGSLTSTPAPGMEMPEGAEFVQADALVADALVSHPAPNSKEIMDQPTVGPAVIHPSEAAASGSSWSNLFEPGVKHALVVGVGIQMLQQFSGISGVVYYTPQILEHAGICRLVSQIGISATSSCLLITAVITLMTLPCIAVAMRLMDVAGRRGLLLATIPVLIISLVILVIASFVNLGEVVNALIPTVSVLVYFCCFFMAFGPIPNLLCAEIFPTRVRGLCIAICALAAWICDIIITYSLPLMLPSIGLSGIFGIYAVVCIVSWVFVFLKVPETKGMPLEVITEFFSVGAKHSTAT